One part of the Ailuropoda melanoleuca isolate Jingjing chromosome 6, ASM200744v2, whole genome shotgun sequence genome encodes these proteins:
- the LOC105240977 gene encoding ubiquitin-conjugating enzyme E2 N-like — MARLPHRIIKETQRLLAEAVPGIKAQPDEKNARYFPVAVAGPQDFPLTEILLFFSFLSLFFFVEGGTFKLELFLPEEYSTVALKLCFMTKIYHPNVDALGRICLDILKGKWSPALHIRIDLLSIQALLSASTMM, encoded by the coding sequence ATGGCCAGGCTTCCCCACAGGATTATCAAGGAAACCCAGCGATTGCTGGCAGAAGCAGTTCCTGGCATTAAAGCACAACCAGATGAGAAAAATGCCCGTTATTTTCCTGTGGCCGTTGCTGGCCCCCAGGATTTCCCTTTGAcggaaatacttttatttttttcttttctttctcttttcttttttgttgaggGAGGGACTTTTAAACTTGAACTATTCCTTCCAGAAGAATACTCGACAGTAGCACTTAAACTATGTTTCATGACCAAAATTTATCATCCTAATGTAGACGCATTGGGAAGAATATGTTTGGATATTTTGAAAGGGAAGTGGTCCCCAGCACTGCACATCCGTATAGATCTGCTGTCGATCCAGGCTTTGTTAAGTGCTTCCACGATGATGTAG